In Ostrinia nubilalis chromosome 12, ilOstNubi1.1, whole genome shotgun sequence, one DNA window encodes the following:
- the LOC135076837 gene encoding NADP-dependent malic enzyme, with protein sequence MFSTVPRSLLCCSNAIVPNRAVALALAKCPGFESSAVPCREYHEVTGNIICPNVVRGIDHLRDPRLNKGLAFTLEERQALGIHGLLAAKFKSQEEQLDICRISVDRYEDNLNKYLYLVELQDRNEKLFFRLLAENIEKYLPIVYTPTVGLACQRFGLIYRRPRGLFITINDKGHIFNILKNWPEPDVRAIVFTDGERILGLGDLGAYGMGIPVGKLSLYTALAGIKPHQCLPITLDVGTDNQDLLEDPLYIGLRQKRARGKEYDEFIDEFMEACVQRYGQNTLLQFEDFALANAGRLLKKYRNKYCTFNDDIQGTASVAVAGLMAAVRVTKRKLSENIYLFLGAGSAANGIANLTVAAMVADGLSERQARERVYMFDVDGLLSTRREGGVPEHAKNFGKDIEPESDFEKCVAKIKPSCLIGCSTVGGAFTPNVLKQMAKNTERPVIFALSNPTSKAECTAQAAYDNTEGRCVFASGSPFPPAVYNGKEYHTGQGNNSYIFPGIALGVIATATHHIPETMFLTAARTLANYVSETDLSIGRIYPSLAEVKEVSVAIAIEVAKMAYDEGLASVYPEPKDLAKHVQNQMYSYYYETSMPVVWDWKPEETFNVRPIQPVPKNI encoded by the exons ATGTTGTTCCAACGCGATAGTCCCGAACCGGGCGGTAGCGTTGGCGCTAGCGAAATGTCCCGGGTTCGAGTCTTCGGCGGTGCCTTGCCGGGAGTACCACGAGGTCACCGGCAACATAATCTGCCCCAACGTAGTGCGAGGTATCGATCACCTGAGGGACCCTCGATTAAATAAG gGTCTCGCCTTCACATTAGAAGAGCGCCAAGCCCTTGGCATCCACGGTCTCTTGGCGGCGAAATTCAAAAGCCAAGAGGAGCAACTGGACATCTGCAGGATATCAGTGGATCGGTACGAGGACAACCTGAATAAGTACCTCTACCTCGTCGAGTTACAG GACAGAAATGAGAAACTATTCTTCAGACTCCTGGCTGAGAACATTGAAAAATATCTGCCTATTGTATACACACCAACTGTGGGACTGGCCTGCCAAAGGTTCGGTCTCATCTACAGAAGACCTAGAGGTCTCTTCATCACCATCAATGATAAGGGGCATATATTCAACATTCTTAAAAACTG gccAGAACCCGATGTCCGAGCGATCGTATTCACTGATGGCGAGCGTATCCTCGGGTTGGGCGACCTTGGCGCGTACGGCATGGGAATCCCTGTGGGGAAGCTGTCTTTGTACACCGCGCTCGCTGGCATCAAGCCCCACCAATGTCTGCCCATCACCTTGGACGTTGGTACCGATAATCAG GATCTTCTGGAAGATCCGCTGTATATCGGATTGAGACAAAAGAGAGCGCGAGGCAAGGAGTACGACGAGTTCATTGATGAGTTCATGGAGGCGTGCGTGCAGAGATATGGACAGAACACACTGTTGCAA TTCGAAGACTTCGCCCTAGCGAACGCCGGCCGGCTCCTCAAGAAGTACCGCAACAAGTACTGCACATTCAACGATGACATCCAAGGCACTGCCAGCGTGGCGGTCGCCGGGCTAATGGCCGCCGTTCGGGTGACGAAGCGGAAGCTCAGTGAGAATATTTATCTGTTCCTTGGTGCTGGCTCC GCCGCCAACGGTATCGCGAATCTGACGGTGGCCGCGATGGTAGCTGACGGTCTATCAGAGAGACAGGCTCGGGAAAGAGTCTACATGTTCGACGTGGACGGTCTACTCTCTACGAGACGCGAGGGCGGTGTGCCTGAGCATGCGAAGAACTTCGGCAAGGATATCGAGCCGGAGTCCGACTTTGAGAAGTGCGTCGCTAAGATCAAGCCTAGCTGTTTGATTG GGTGTTCAACGGTCGGCGGTGCTTTCACCCCTAATGTTTTGAAGCAAATGGCGAAAAATACAGAGAGGCCCGTCATTTTCGCCCTGTCTAACCCCACTAGCAAAGCGGAGTGCACCGCGCAGGCTGCCTACGATAACACTGAG GGTCGTTGCGTGTTCGCCTCCGGCTCTCCTTTCCCTCCCGCAGTCTACAACGGCAAGGAGTACCACACAGGCCAGGGCAACAACTCGTACATATTCCCGGGAATCGCGCTGGGAGTCATCGCCACCGCCACCCATCATATCCCGGAGACTATGTTCCTTACCGCCGCTAGG ACGCTTGCCAATTACGTGAGCGAAACAGATCTGTCCATCGGCCGCATCTATCCCTCGCTGGCCGAGGTTAAGGAGGTGTCTGTGGCCATCGCTATTGAGGTCGCTAAAATGGCGTACGATGAAg GCCTGGCCTCCGTCTACCCCGAGCCTAAAGATCTGGCGAAACACGTTCAAAACCAAATGTACAGCTATTACTACGAGACCTCCATGCCAGTTGTATGGGACTGGAAGCCTGAGGAGACATTCAACGTGCGACCCATCCAGCCAGTGCCCAAAAACATCTAA
- the LOC135076494 gene encoding NADP-dependent malic enzyme-like, whose amino-acid sequence MFSNICRLLLCKIVKKPNQALLEIVVSGPIVFEPFTIQCRGHSKKTVSGFTSNRVKGIDHLRDPRLNKGLAFTLQERQALGIQGLLAARYKTQKEQVDICRLSLDRYENDLNKYIYLTELQDHNEKLFFRLLSENVERYMPIVYTPTVGLACQRFGLVYRRIRGLFINIHDKGHVEQILNNWPERNVRAICFTDGERILGLGDLGAYGMGIPVGKLALYTALAGIKPHQCLPITLDVGTDNQSLLEDPLYIGLRQKRVRGQEYSDFLDEFMEACVRRYGQNTLLQFEDFALVNAEPLLSKYRDKYCTFNDDIQGTASVAVAGLLAATRATKRSIKDNVIMFLGAGSAANGIANLTAQAMVEEGLQLKGAQGKIYMFDIDGLLTSKREGGVPAHAKNFGKDCEPEKDFQKAVEKFKPTCLIGCSTVGGAFTPAILQQMGKNSDRPIIFALSNPTSKAECTAQAAYDNTEGRCVFASGSPFPPVEYGGKTYLTGQGNNAYIFPGLALGVLATMSHNIPDSMFLGAARALANFVSESDLEKGRIYPALSQVREVSYAIANAIAKMAYDLDVATVYPMPQDLTAFIKSHLYDFGYETYLPEFYDYPELPSVNVKSIEEVYQSITEKKAKKK is encoded by the exons ATGTTTTCTAATATTTGTAGATTATTATT atGTAAAATAGTGAAAAAGCCCAATCAGGCGCTACTGGAAATTGTAGTGAGTGGAccaatagtttttgagcctTTTACAATACAATGTAGAGGCCACTCGAAAAAGACAGTAAGTGGCTTTACTTCGAACAGGGTGAAAGGCATCGATCATCTGAGAGATCCAAGACtaaataag GGTCTGGCTTTTACACTGCAAGAGCGTCAGGCTCTAGGTATCCAGGGGCTGTTGGCAGCGAGATACAAAACGCAGAAGGAGCAGGTGGACATCTGTAGACTCTCCTTGGATCGATACGAGAATGATTTGAACAAATACATTTATCTTACAGAGTTGCAG GATCATAATGAAAAACTTTTCTTCAGACTTCTCTCGGAAAATGTTGAGAGATATATGCCTATTGTGTACACACCGACCGTTGGCCTGGCTTGCCAGAGATTTGGTTTGGTCTACAGAAGAATCCGGGGTCTTTTCATCAACATCCATGATAAGGGGCACGTAGAGCAAATATTAAATAACTG GCCAGAACGCAACGTGCGTGCCATTTGTTTCACCGACGGCGAGAGGATTCTAGGCCTCGGTGATCTAGGTGCCTACGGGATGGGCATCCCAGTAGGCAAGCTTGCTCTATACACAGCTTTAGCTGGGATAAAACCGCACCAGTGTTTGCCGATTACGTTGGACGTAGGAACTGATAATCAG AGTCTTCTAGAAGATCCTCTATACATCGGCCTTCGTCAAAAGAGAGTAAGAGGGCAGGAGTACAGCGACTTCCTTGATGAATTTATGGAGGCCTGCGTCAGGAGATATGGACAGAACACCCTTTTACAG TTTGAAGATTTCGCTCTAGTGAACGCGGAGCCTCTTCTCTCGAAGTACCGTGACAAGTACTGCACATTCAACGACGACATCCAGGGCACTGCCAGCGTGGCGGTCGCGGGCCTTTTGGCCGCCACTCGGGCCACTAAGAGGAGTATAAAGGACAACGTCATTATGTTCCTTGGCGCGGGATCT GCGGCAAACGGAATAGCAAATCTAACAGCTCAAGCGATGGTGGAGGAGGGATTGCAGCTTAAAGGGGCACAGGGAAAAATATACATGTTCGACATAGACGGCCTTCTCACGTCAAAGAGAGAGGGCGGAGTCCCCGCTCATGCGAAGAACTTTGGCAAGGATTGCGAGCCAGAGAAAGATTTTCAAAAAGCTGTGGAGAAATTCAAACCCACTTGCCTAATCG GTTGTTCCACCGTCGGCGGGGCATTCACGCCGGCTATATTACAACAAATGGGCAAGAATAGCGACAGACCAATTATTTTTGCTCTGTCGAACCCGACGAGCAAAGCGGAGTGTACCGCGCAAGCGGCTTATGATAATACGGAG GGCCGATGTGTCTTCGCATCGGGCTCTCCGTTTCCACCGGTGGAATACGGCGGCAAAACGTACCTCACCGGTCAGGGAAACAATGCTTATATCTTCCCCGGATTGGCTCTTGGAGTCTTAGCCACGATGTCCCATAACATTCCTGATAGCATGTTCCTGGGGGCTGCTAGg GCGTTGGCGAATTTTGTGAGCGAATCCGACCTGGAAAAAGGCCGTATTTACCCCGCCTTGTCTCAAGTGAGGGAAGTTTCGTATGCGATTGCCAACGCGATAGCTAAAATGGCCTATGATCTGG ATGTAGCCACAGTGTACCCGATGCCGCAAGACCTGACCGCCTTCATAAAGTCTCACCTCTACGACTTTGGCTACGAAACCTACCTGCCGGAGTTCTACGACTACCCCGAACTACCTTCTGTCAATGTCAAGAGCATAGAAGAAGTTTATCAATCAATAAC AGAGAAGAAGGCGAAGAAGAAGTAG